Proteins from a genomic interval of Capsicum annuum cultivar UCD-10X-F1 chromosome 4, UCD10Xv1.1, whole genome shotgun sequence:
- the LOC107869322 gene encoding probable LRR receptor-like serine/threonine-protein kinase At3g47570 — protein sequence MEKAFSSFLLIVLLLLLYVMASSPMTKTNITTDQLALLYLKSQIISDPSHFLDESVSPAISVCHSVGVTCGSRHQRVKSLNLSNIALIGRIPRKFGNLSFLVSLDLGINNFHGNLPQEMTRLRWLKFLDLSVNNFRGKVPSWFGFLHHLQVLNLVNNSFTGSIPYSFFNMSTLETLNLNFNSIDGKIPKVIGSLINLRELRLRVLAFTGNSLSGSLPNGLFNGLPILKGLYLSSNKLHGHMPTSLSNCSQLQVLSLSENEFDGPIHSEIGRLSNLQILYLGTNHFTGIIPQEIGNLVNLVELAMEDNKITGSVPISIFNISSLQVLSAW from the exons ATGGAGAAAGCCTTCAGTTCTTTTCTCTTAATAGTACTCTTGCTGCTTCTCTATGTTATGGCTAGTTCACCCATGACCAAAACCAACATTACCACTGATCAATTGGCTCTTCTCTATTTGAAATCCCAAATCATTTCAGACCCTTCTCACTTCTTGGATGAAAGTGTGTCTCCCGCTATTTCTGTTTGCCATTCGGTGGGAGTCACTTGTGGTTCTCGCCACCAGCGAGTGAAGTCCTTAAATCTTTCTAACATCGCTCTTATAGGCAGGATTCCCCGTAAATTTGGGAATCTctcatttcttgtttctcttgacttGGGAATCAACAATTTCCATGGAAATTTGCCTCAAGAAATGACACGCTTGCGTTGGcttaagtttcttgatttaagtgTCAATAACTTCAGAGGGAAGGTTCCCTCTTGGTTTGGATTCTTACACCATCTTCAAGTTCTAAATCTTGTAAATAATAGTTTCACTGGTTCCATcccttattctttttttaatatgTCCACACTTGAGACTTTAAATCTGAACTTCAACTCCATAGATGGTAAAATCCCAAAAGTGATTGGAAGTCTTATAAACCTTAGAGAATTAAGGTTGCGAG TCCTTGCATTTACTGGCAATAGCCTATCAGGAAGTCTTCCCAATGGTTTATTCAATGGTCTACCAATACTCAAAGGGCTTTATCTGTCTTCTAACAAGCTTCATGGTCATATGCCTACAAGCTTGTCAAATTGTTCACAACTTCAAGTATTGTCTTTATCGGAAAATGAGTTTGATGGACCAATACATAGTGAAATTGGAAGATTGAGTAACTTGCAGATATTGTATCTGGGAACGAACCATTTCACTG GTATAATTCCACAAGAAATTGGAAATCTTGTTAATTTGGTAGAGTTAGCCATGGAGGATAATAAGATTACTGGCTCTGTCCCGATCTCCATATTCAATATCTCATCGCTGCAAGTTTTGTCAGCGTGGTAG